In one Podarcis muralis chromosome 7, rPodMur119.hap1.1, whole genome shotgun sequence genomic region, the following are encoded:
- the SPRED3 gene encoding sprouty-related, EVH1 domain-containing protein 3, translated as MVRVRAVVMTRDDSSGGWVPMGGGGLSHVTICKVRRPEEGRRRQYLISGERLRDQTTILECALKRDLVYNKVNPIFHHWKVGDNKFGLTFQSPADAVAFERGVQAALEEIAEGSLSPSSTSSSQDDADGTDEALAVHTDSESSSNSRKEMLPKPITIVTSESSSSCYLRSPVSEEFSFSTAQGATSSGPVQPQTLQQLILPDEEELESINPCKELWVTKGYEDYRRAVVQKRQMDPDKIDMCVHFEKGGGGGGGKSPREKEYCLPPGAEGRLKDPKASPSCHIHGAPSPPRHKPLKEQQQQQAPPGAPGVEEDMVPSRCVYCRDVFNHEENGRGQCQDAPDPIGRCVYQFTCMWCAESMLYHCMSDSEGEYSDPCSCDTGHPHFCIRWMALVTLSLVVPCMCCYLPLHACHTCGEHCGCCGGRHKAVR; from the exons ATGGTTCGGGTGCGGGCTGTGGTGATGACCCGAGACGACTCAAGCGGGGGTTGGGTGCCCATGGGCGGCGGCGGCCTGAGCCACGTCACCATCTGCAAAGTCCGGCGCCCAGAGGAAGGGCGGCGTCGCCAGTACCTGATCAGCGGGGAGCGCCTGCGGGACCAAACG ACCATCTTGGAGTGTGCTCTGAAGAGGGACCTCGTCTACAACAAGGTGAACCCCATTTTCCACCACTGGAAAGTCGGAGACAACAAGTTTGGCCTCACTTTCCAGAGCCCTGCCGACGCCGTGGCCTTCGAGAGAGGGGTGCAAGCTGCCCTGGAGGAGATTGCTGAAG GTTCCCTCTCGCCTTCCTCTACCTCCTCCTCTCAGGACGACGCCGACGGGACAGACGAAGCTCTTGCC gTCCACACGGACAGCGAGTCCTCGTCGAACAGCCGCAAGGAAATGCTGCCCAAACCCATCACCATCGTCACCAGTgagtcctcctccagctgctactTGCGGTCCCCGGTCTCCGAAGAGTTCTCCTTCAGCACGGCGCAGGGAGCAACGTCGAGTGGGCCG GTGCAGCCCCAGACCTTGCAGCAGTTGATTCTCCCCGATGAAGAGGAGCTGGAGAGCATCAACCCTTGCAAAGAGCTCTGGGTAACCAAAGGCTACGAGGACTACCGCCGGGCAGTGGTTCAGAAGCGGCAGATGGACCCAGACAAAATCGACATGTGTGTCCACTTCGAGAAGggaggcggtggcggcggcggcaagtCTCCGCGGGAGAAAGAGTACTGCTTGCCCCCCGGGGCCGAAGGACGGCTCAAGGACCCCAAGGCCTCGCCGTCCTGCCACATCCATGGTGCCCCCTCGCCGCCGCGGCACaagcccctgaaggagcagcagcagcagcaggcgcccCCCGGTGCGCCGGGCGTGGAGGAGGACATGGTGCCCTCCCGCTGCGTCTACTGCCGGGACGTCTTTAACCACGAGGAGAACGGGCGCGGGCAGTGCCAGGACGCCCCCGACCCCATCGGCCGCTGCGTCTACCAGTTCACCTGCATGTGGTGTGCGGAGAGCATGCTGTATCACTGCATGTCGGACTCCGAAGGAGAGTACTCGGACCCCTGCTCCTGCGACACCGGGCACCCGCACTTCTGCATCCGCTGGATGGCCCTCGTCACCCTCTCCCTCGTCGTCCCCTGCATGTGCTGCTACCTGCCCCTCCACGCCTGCCACACGTGCGGCGAGCACTGCGGCTGCTGCGGCGGCAGGCACAAGGCGGTGCGGTGA